In Humulus lupulus chromosome 6, drHumLupu1.1, whole genome shotgun sequence, a single genomic region encodes these proteins:
- the LOC133785580 gene encoding uncharacterized protein LOC133785580 encodes MCVLNEKRKNNGETRGTSSKKTPVTQSRKPTAQPSSSPPTSVSTMPPPAPAPATFVGRTTKSKVRKRVISLSLYTEHPMVFPDISADIVDDAPPSEVVVPSRAKNQSTFLIELSLAAREKSKSVSSSSKAAAVGLLKLPMKLSRSKKNTLAPKRKLVLGSSSPPLTAAKNRLKAHPPSSSSSESEPEEEKYESEEVHDITISDESVPDNAESEAESGEPEQEDIVPTEEEDESDIDPVATPLSSKAKGKRPISNSATSQGLSGVNFKPHSPTFCYNDNTRDMVLYSQRKILIEKNYVLSDHCPYVYVRGHWFSFSPQDIAKALHLPLDVEDDDDLDSLDKDEVITELVGQKMVWPPNTVISVTNLTYTYAVLHKFATMNWKPTSHTATISFDMASFLYKVGTRIGVDLAMFIYDQIIGFRKDLKRDQEDLVAPTTATSYKASAPTTEAADAPSSKKAKPQSLNFSPDDIHPESSSVPIDSGTVAAELAAVRASLDSLIAQVMTFEGLQHSVFDAIKALSKDLAV; translated from the exons ATGTGTGTCTTAAATGAGAAA AGAaagaacaatggtgaaactcgTGGAACTTCCTCTAAGAAGACCCCTGTTACTCAATCCCGAAAGCCCACTGCTCAGCCCTCTTCGTCGCCTCCTACGTCTGTGTCAACGATGCCTCCACCTGCTCCAGCACCGGCGACATTTGTTGGGAGAACTACCAAATCCAAGGTGCGCAAGAGGGTGATCTCTCTCTCGCTCTATACTGAACACCCCATGGTGTTTCCAGATATCTCGGCTGATATTGTCGATGATGCACCACCATCTGAAGTGGTGGTGCCCTCTCGAGCCAAGAACCAATCTACTTTTCTGATTGAACTATCTCTGGCGGCTAGGGAAAAATCCAAGTCTGTTTCATCTTCTTCCAAAGCAGCTGCTGTTGGGTTACTCAAGTTGCCCATGAAGCTGAGCCGGTCCAAGAAGAACACTTTGGCTCCAAAAAGAAAGTTGGTGTTGGGCTCTTCTTCACCCCCCTTGACTGCAGCAAAGAATAGATTGAAGGCTCATCCCCCTTCTTCATCTTCCTCTGAATCTGAACCTGAGGAAGAGAAATATGAGTCTGAAGAAGTCCATGATATCACCATATCTGATGAATCTGTTCCTGACAATGCTGAATCAGAGGCTGAGTCTGGTGAGCCAGAACAAGAAGACATTGTCCCTACTGAAGAAGAAGACGAATCTGACATAGATCCAGTTGCAACTCCATTGTCGTCCAAGGCTAAAGGCAAGAGACCTATCTCTAATTCTGCAACATCTCAAGGACTCTCAGGTGTTAATTTCAAACCTCATTCTCCTACTTTTTGTTATAATGATAATACTCGTGATATGGTTCTCTATTCTCAAAGGAAAATTCTCATTGAGAAAAATTATGTCTTGAGTGATCATTGTCCTTATG TGtatgttaggggtcattggtTCTCTTTTTCTCCACAAGATATTGCAAAGGCTTTGCATCTTCCTCTTGATGTTGAGGATGATGATGATCTTGACTCTCTTGACAAGGATGAGGTCATCACTGAACTAGTGGGACAAAAAATGGTATGGCCACCTAATACAGTCATCTCGGTTACCAATCTCACCTACACTTATGCTGTTCTTCATAAGTTTGCCACAATGAATTGGAAACCGACATCTCATACCGCAACTATCTCATTTGACATGGCTTCCTTTTTGTACAAAGTGGGGACCAGAATTGGTGTAGACTTGGCCATGTTTATCTATGATCAAATCATTGGATTTCGAAAAG ATCTCAAGCGAGATCAAGAAGATTTGGTGGCTCCCACTACTGCTACTTCCTACAAAGCATCTGCTCCAACTACTGAAGCTGCTGATGCTCCATCATCCAAGAAAGCCAAGCCTCAATCCCTGAATTTTTCCCCAGATGACATTCATCCTGAATCCTCATCTGTTCCCATAGATTCAGGAACTGTTGCTGCAGAACTAGCTGCTGTTCGAGCCTCTCTTGATTCTTTGATTGCTCAAGTGATGACATTTGAAGGACTGCAACATTCTGTTTTTGATGCTATTAAAGCTTTGTCCAAGGATCTAGCGGTTTAG